GGGGgatgggtgggggatgggggagttGAGATGAGGCACATTCACCTCAAGTAAGCACACTCATCGAATAGATACAGATCTACTGTAGGGCAGTGTTGTTTGAAAATACTCTGGCTACCACCCCCTCTTGACATGTAATCTGCTGTAATTATTGAATGTGTTATTTCTTTTAAATACAGATGTCTAAGcaagtttttagtttttatcctgggagagtggtggtggtcTTTCGGAAGGGGTCACATGGCTACCTTCTCCAAGATGCAACTGAGGAAGCCAAGTGTTGGAAggactcctctgtctctctgaaggaCAAGTCAGCACCCATAAAGGAGGAACAGATGAGGGCAAGGGCGTGCTCTTTGGTCCGTGAccgagggggggatgtgtctgaccAAACTGAGGTGTTGGGGGAGTATACTTTACAGTTTGGAAAGTATAAGGGGAAATTGTTCAGATGGCTCCTTGAAAATGATGTGGGGTACACTCTGTACCTCATTAAACAATTTGAAAAGGAGCAAACAGCTGGCATGCCTTTTGGATGGGCCCAGCAAAGACAGCCTGCGGTCCTTTGTAGGGTATGCCAATTCCTTCAAGGAAATCAAGGCAGTGCTGGAGTACGAGGCCAGGAGGACCGGGGCTGTCAGCTCAGTGGAGGAGGACCAAGAGGTCGGCTTTGGCCACATGCCAACAAGGACCTGGGGTGACGTCTGGGAGGGTAGGGCAGATGGCTTTGCAGCGTTCGTTCTGTCCCGGACCACCACTCCGAGAactagcatggacaaactgaaGCGGTACCTGACCAAGAAGACCCAGGAGGCAtccatgtcctctcctctgctcgccTCCAGCCAAGCCGTGGGTAGGTCATCAGTATTAATTAAATATTATAAGTAATTTAATGCTTGTGATTATGGTTAACTTTCATTTGATGCATGTAACAGATAGGATATAAATGTAACTATTGtacagtgaaaggaatacttATGTTTCTTTCCTGTTTGCACCACAGTCATGGATGAAGATGAAGACCTGGAGCAAGCCATGCTgaacatctccccctccaagATGGTCAAGCAGAGCTGTAAGTGAATGTTCCTTTGTGGGCCttgttgtgtgtgactgaggacACATTTAAAGCAATATGCTTTTGAACTGCTACTTGACAGCATGTTGTACATCTTTTCATCTCTGCTTTGTCACTAGCTGCTGCCCTGTCTTCGGGTGCATCTTCATCTCCCAGGAATAAGAGACCAGCAGGCCGAGGTCTCTTTGCGTATCAGTTGTTGGGACCAAGACATGACTCTTGGTCAATGTTCATGCCACGTTCCTGGCCTTGTTCAATGCTCATGCCACGTTTCTGGCCTTGTTCAATGTTTATGGTGTTCTGCCTTTCAAAACTCCAATCATGAATTTACATCCTCTCCATCATTGAtggtaagtgtttttttttcttatactCTGCATGATTCCCATTATGAATTTACAGGCTCTTCGTTGAGGGTAAGTGTTATTTGTCTTATACTCTGCATGACTGCATGAATGTGCATGCCACCGTTTGCATTGTTTGCTTAACAGGTTTttgaacaaaatgtattttatttatttaggatcAAAGCTGTTTGATAGTTGCTGACAGATCCAATTGAGAGAAGTTCTTACATGCAAACAAAGCACACATGCAATTTGCCTCTGTCAGTCTGAAATATAACTTTTACACGGTGACTAACTTTGTCTTATTTTTCAGGATATAAGAATCCATCCGCTGCTCAGTCTAAACTGCCTGGTAACAGACTGGACCCCAGCACTGCTCAAGGTAAAATGATCATGTTCCTAGGACTACATCTGAATCTCTTGCaatttaaaaacatactacaaacaatatgttgtgttttgcatgaGCTACTACGTTAGATGTTGAGAATAACATTGTGCTTTCTGTAATAGAAAAGAGTAAACCAGCAGCCACactctccagaccagaccagggtgaTGGACTCACCTCTTTGTTGCCAGGTTAATATTGATGTCCACATGCGCCTAACTAGATACAAGATTTAATCAAACATAACTTACTTACCTCATTTAACTCTTAGCCTGTGATTGAAAGTCATCTCTCACTGCAGTACCGGTAGCAAAAAGACAGGTTGTGAGCTATATACATATTTTGTCATTAGATCCCCCAGTTCCAGTGAAGGCTCCAGTGCCAGTTCCGCCCGAGTTGCTTGCCCTGGGCCTGTGTACAGAGTCAGCAAACACTGCTATCTCAAAAGGTATGAGTCActattatttaataatataattacttgaaagtatttaaaaatattttatatgtttaaaaATCTATGTATTTAGTCTGTTGTTTACAGAATGTAGTTGCTCATCATTATCATCTGTCATCCTGCAGCCTCTCCCCGACTGGCTCCTGTGCTGTCTGCAGCCACCATGCCACCGcactctgctccatctcctgccaTGTCTGCTGCTGTCGCTCTACCCTGTCCTGTTCCAGCCGCAGCTGGTGCTCTACCTACCCCAGCTCCGTCTACCATCCCACCACCACTCCATAGGAAGGACCAAGACGTCAGCCAGTGGaactgctcccaaaaccagAAGATGTGGATTAAAAAACGGAGATGGAATCTTTGGGACTTTGGCCAGGATCTCGACCTGTACGACATCTGATGGGTATGATCTCCTTGTGGCGTCATCCACCCCAACCAGAACTCATAGATCCAGTCTATGATATGCCATCTCCCAAGTACTTCCAGCTACATCCATTTTTCATTTGGAAACCGGAGCATGCAAttatggagagagtgaggaacaaTTACATTTTACCCTGCCTCTACGGCTGCTCCACTCCCCATGTGGTTTCGGCAGGAGTTGGGCGACCCCGGGTCATCATTGGGACCAGCGGCCAGTACTACATCTTGGCCTCTCGGCTGAACTGCAAAACATGCAAGAGGTACTGGTTCGCTGACAAACCCCAGTAGATGGAAATGCTGCCACAACTCTTCTGCAACATCCTGCCAGCATTTCTCACCCACAAAAAAGCCATCTGCAAAACGGTAATGGATGAGCTATGTCGCACAGGGAGGTCGGCCACAGACATGGCAAATCAGCTAAATGAGGCTCTGCACCTACGGTACGAGAGGGCACACCTTGCCTATCTGTTGACTGTACAGAATGTGCAGGATGGTGACTCCGGCCTGTATGGGCAGAAGACCATCACAGGCACCATGCGGAAGGACAACACCCCTGATCCCTTTGGTACCTACGACTCGACCAATGGCTGGTGTGGGGTAGCCATCAGTCCCCGCTACCTAGTAGACTGCCTCGTACATGAGTACCACCGTAAGGAGAAGACCCTCACTCTTGTCCTGCAAGGCACTTTTGGGCAGGTCATTCGAGCTGACCACACTCGGAAGGTGGCCCGGAAGGTGGTGCTCTCATCCGGAACCATGTCCTCGTACTCCGTGATGAATGAGAACTGGATGATCCTGTCCTGGGTGATGCTTCAGTCAGAGAGTGACCGGTCGCTGGAACCCATGTACGAGGGGCTGTCTCATCGCTACGACTCAGCTGGACTGCCGAAGGCAAAGTACCAGTGGGTGGACAGGTAAAAGCCAGATCACAGCTTTTGTATTCAATTTTACACAGGACAgaaacatttagcaaaatataATATACTATATAGTTACAGGGGATTGTATGCAGGTGACATAGAAACTCAAAGCCTATCattaatttgtgtttttctctctctctctctcactgtgtgagcAGGGACTGCTGTGCTGATTTCCGGATCCCAAACCTTGACCCCCAGGAGCACCTCCACTGGGATTCATGGAAAACCACGGAAGCTGTGGTGACGGGGGCAACATCTGGGAACCTGACCAACTCATGTGCCTCCCGGGGAAAGTACAGCAGCGACATCACTGTCAAACTGGACCTTTTCCATTGCATGCGGCGGTTCTCAAGGGAGTGCGTGTCAGAGCACCATACACTCCACAGCACTTTCTGCCGGTTCCTCAGTGCCGCATTCTGTGTGGTGGACCAGACCGACCTGCAGAGGCTGACGGAGGCATACGCCTTCTGTGGGATCAGGCCTGCCAATCCCACAAAGCAGCATATCCGGGAACACTGCCGGACCAAGGTACTTTTGAATGTTCATAACATTAATAATGCTTGTTATGTTATAacataaataagaaaaatacgTAATTTCATTTCTGTATTCCGTTAATGCATATGAAATCATCTGTAATCCTTTTTTCAATTGTAAGGTACCACAACCtacagagctgctggagagagtggagagcgtCCTCAAACAGTTCTTCCTAGAGACAGATCCCAATGGTGTCTACCTCTTCAAGCCGTCCATGCTAAAACTGTGGAGACTCCAGAGGGTGCACATCCTGAGAGGCTGCCTGAGTgatccagaggaggaggacgggatcCTTTACAGACACGGAGGAACAGTGCAGCTCAACCACGTCAAGGGTGAAGGAGCAGCTGTCCCAGTGTGGATCCCTGTGAGAGGCACCTCCCAACAGGAGGGTTTCCATGCGCATCAGGCACGGTGGATCACAGGCAACTGTGTTTCCTCCGAGCTCTTCCAGGCTCATGTTTAAATAATTGAAATGCATGTACTTCCTCTGTTGCAGGAAGACATCTTTGGTGAGGCTTCTGGAGTCTTGCCCCAGACCACAGTCCAGCCAGTCCAATCAACCTCCACTCAAGGTAATTTTGCAAATATCCCTCATTTTACACATCTGCTAGTCAAATGTGAATGAGatgcaacatttacattttagtcatttagcagacgctcttatccagagcgacttacagtaagtacagggacattctccccgaggcaagtagggtgaagtgccttgcccaaggacacaacgtcattttggcttggtggggaatcgatccggcaacattctgattactagtccgactccctcaccgctcagccatctgactcccacgcAACACTCAagattttatatttattatgtGTTATTTCTACTTGTCTTCAGGTCTGCCAAAGACACCTGCACTGCCCATCACAGCAAACCCGCGTGCTGCTCGCACAATGTCCATCAAGGCAGGTGGGCTTCTGTACGTCTTGGACCATTCCCGGTGGACAGAGGCCATGAAGGAGGTCATCGACGGCCTCATAGGAATCCACCAAGGGTCGAAGGATTTCCTGCAGAGGGTGGACAGTGACTACGCTGGCTTGGTGCAGGCTGCTTCCCGTGATCCCAATAGCCTGTTGCATCCAACAACAAAGCAACACATTTCACAGTATGTGAAGCATTAGGCAAAGTGGACCAACGTCAGCACGTCCCTGAACACCAGCCCAGAGAAACTCCTGGAGACGCAGCAGCTGTGGCAGCACCTGACGGCAGAGAGTGAGACCAAGAGCGTGCCAGTGGTGACCATACCACCCGCTGCGGTCAATCCACCTGGGAGAGATCCCCAGGAGGCCCCTCTGACCAAGGCTGCTATAGAGGA
This DNA window, taken from Hypomesus transpacificus isolate Combined female chromosome 13, fHypTra1, whole genome shotgun sequence, encodes the following:
- the LOC124475971 gene encoding uncharacterized protein LOC124475971 yields the protein MEMLPQLFCNILPAFLTHKKAICKTVMDELCRTGRSATDMANQLNEALHLRYERAHLAYLLTVQNVQDGDSGLYGQKTITGTMRKDNTPDPFGTYDSTNGWCGVAISPRYLVDCLVHEYHRKEKTLTLVLQGTFGQVIRADHTRKVARKVVLSSGTMSSYSVMNENWMILSWVMLQSESDRSLEPMYEGLSHRYDSAGLPKAKYQWVDRDCCADFRIPNLDPQEHLHWDSWKTTEAVVTGATSGNLTNSCASRGKYSSDITVKLDLFHCMRRFSRECVSEHHTLHSTFCRFLSAAFCVVDQTDLQRLTEAYAFCGIRPANPTKQHIREHCRTKVPQPTELLERVESVLKQFFLETDPNGVYLFKPSMLKLWRLQRVHILRGCLSDPEEEDGILYRHGGTVQLNHVKGEGAAVPVWIPEDIFGEASGVLPQTTVQPVQSTSTQGLPKTPALPITANPRAARTMSIKAGGLLYVLDHSRWTEAMKEVIDGLIGIHQGSKDFLQRVDSDYAGLVQAASRDPNSLLHPTTKQHISQYVKH